TTACACCTAGGTGGAAATCATTGTTTCGACTCTATGTTTGCCTAAGTCCTGATAAGAAAATTTAGAGTAAATTGATTAGAGGAGGCTGGTGGATGGCTACAACCGACTTTAAAGACTATTACGCAGTTTTGGGAGTAAGTAAAACTGCCAGTCAAGATGATATTAAGCAAGCGTTTCGTAAACTTGCTCGCAAATACCACCCAGACGTAAATCCTGGCAATAAGCAAGCTGAAGCACGGTTTAAGGAAATTAACGAAGCCTACGAAGTTTTATCAGATCCAGATAAACGCAAAAAATATGACCAATTTGGTCAATACTGGAAACAAGCTGGTGAAGGTTTCCCCGGTGGTGCTGGTGTTGGCGTTGATATGGGCGGTGTAGACTTCAGCCAATATGGTAGCTTCCAGGATTTTATTAATGAATTAATTGGCGGTTTTGGTGGTGCTAATCCCCGCAATGCTAGACAAACCTATAGTTATCGAACCTCCACCAACAACACAGGTTTTAACGGTTTTAATGACTTTGGGTTTCAAGATATGGGTGGTGCTGCTACTGCTCAAGATAGTGAAGCAACTATTACCCTATCTTTTTCAGAAGCTTTCCATGGTGTTCAAAAGCGTTTCAGCTTGGGTAATGAGACAATTGATGTGCGAATTCCCCCAGGAGCAAAAACCGGTTCCCGTCTACGGATACGTGGCAAAGGTGCTATCAACCCCTTTAACCAACAACGGGGTGACTTGTATTTAAAAGTAGAACTACAACCCCATAGCTTTTTCCAGTTTGAGGGTGATAATTTAGTCTGTGAAGTGTCTATCACCCCCGATGAAGCGGTTCTTGGTGCTTCTATTGATGTCCCCACACCTGATGGTAGTGTGACGGTGAAATTACCTGCGGGAGTGCGCTCTGGACAATCCCTGCGCTTGCGGGGTAAGGGGTGGCAACAACCTAAAGGGGAGCGTGGAGATCAATTAGTCAAAATCGCGATCGCCACACCTAGAGATATCAGCCAACAGGAGCGAGAATACTACGAAAAAATCCGCTCATTACGTACCTATAACCCCCGCAGTCACCTACACAACATTAGATTATAAAATCAGGGAATCAGGGAAAATTAAATTAGAGGTTCAAGAATACAGATTTCCCCTTCCCTATTCCCCCTCAAACTCTGCCAGTAATCTTTCAATACTGGCATTGTGATCCAAGAAGGAAAATAAATGTTTATAACGCAATCTACCTTGCTTATCTAACACAAATTGTGCTGGAAGTGGGGCTCCTAAAGCTTGTCCAACCTTATAAGCACGAAATACCCAACACCGAGGGTCGCTTAACAAAGGCATTTTTAAACCCAAATCTCGAACAACAGTTTGACTCTGAGTTTCATCAGTACTAGTAATTAATAAAACTTCCACACCCCTTTGTTGAAATTCTTCGTATCTTTCATTCAATTCTTTGATATGAGGATAGCAGAAAGGGCAGTATTGTTTTTCAGTAAAAATGCGTGTGAAAGCTAGTAATATAGGTTGATTCCCACGATAGTCAGATAATCTAATTTGTTGCCCATTCGTCATATCTGGCAATTTAAAATCCATCGTTATTTGCCCTAATTCCACAGTATTTGAGGCTGGAACTGGGAATAAGTTTTTTGCAAAACGTTCGTTGAATAATCCGTCAAAGTTTGACGAGGTTAATATCTTTTGCATAGTTCAGATAAATATGAAAATTGTCTCTAGGAATTCAAATATAGAATCTACAAGTATAAATTCTTATTAGCTCTATATATCCCTATGATAATATCTATATTCCTGAAAATAAATTAAGATATCTCTAGTATTTTCATAATATTCATTTCCTTGTAAGCTACCTTCAGAATATTTTGTTCTAGGCAAAACTTACAAAAAATGTTGTTATTTAAGCACAGTTTGACTTATCAAATATCTAGCGTGATGTGATTAATCAAGAATTAAGATAACCAGATGTAGAGAGATTGCCGGCATATCTCTACACAGAGTAAATATCCTGTAAAAGCGGAAACCAAATATCAAACAGCAGAATTTTTTAAAGCATACTTGACGATGAGTAAGCAGTTTCTACCGTCTGTATCACGTTCATACACAACCTTGTCTGCCAAACGTCGCAATAAAAACCATCCATACCCCCCGACTTGCAGAGTACCTGGTTCTGGTTCGGCGATCGCGTTGGGGTCAAAAGGTTTACCATGATCCCAAATCCTGATTTCTAATCTATCCAACCACAGGGAAACATTAATATCTATAGTGGTTTCTGGTGGTAGGGCACGATGGGCATGACGAACAGCATTAGTAAAACCTTCTGCTAATGCTAAATTGAGTCTATACAGTTGACTTTCTGACCAACCTAACTGAGATAAGTGTTGCAGACAAAATAGCTCAAACCACTGTTGCACTTGATTCAGAAGCTTGAGTTCGCTTTTTACCGCCAGATGGTCTTGCTGCACTATGCTAAGCATTGACCTTGACTGAGAAGATGTGTGTTTCTGGGAAAAAAATTTTGAGAGCCACTTAACATGACTAGATAAATCTAAGATTTTGGAATAGCATTCTAACTCAAAATCTGTAGACATAGTATCAAAATGTTGATGTTATTAAAAGTGACGCCTGGGGATTTTTCTCAAAAGTACCTACGCACTCAGTGAGAAAGTCACAGGCGTCAAGACGCTTTTCAGTAACTGATTTTAGAATAGCCCCAAAGTCAGAGACTTATCTAATGGTAAAGCTGCACCAATTCCTAAGTACACAGTTACTAATGTACCAAATAGGAATACTGCGGTAGCGACTGGACGACGGAAAGGATTTTGGAATTTATTGACGCTCTCAATAAAGGGAACCAAAATCAATCCCAGAGGTACGGCAGCCATTGCTAATACACCCAACAATTTGTTAGGTAAAGAGCGCAGGATTTGGAATACAGGATACAAATACCACTCTGGCAGAATTTCCAGGGGTGTTGCAAAGGGGTTTGCAGGTTCGCCCGTCATTGCTGGATCTAGAACTGCTAGAGCCACAATACAAGCAAAGGAACCCATAATTACAATTGGGAAAACATAGAGCAAGTCATTGGGCCAAGCGGGTTCACCATAATAGTTGTGACCCATACCCTTTGCCAGTTTAGCTCTTAAGATAGGATCGCTCAGATCGGGTTTTTTCTGTGTTGCCATTTTTAAATGCGCTCTCCTGCTGAGGATGGGTTAAAGCATTTGTAGAAGCTATTAGCTATTAGGCATTAGCTTTTAGCTGCGGATGTAAATGTTTGCTAACTTTGTAGCTTATGTTGCGTTTAGCTATTTCTCATCAGTTTAAAACAAACATTTCTATCTGCAAATAGCTAATGCCTAGGTAACTCAAACTACAAGGGACCGGAAATACCTTGTTTACGAATCATTAAGAAGTGGAACAGCATGAAGACTGCAATTAACCAAGGCAGCACAAAGGTATGAGCGCTGTAGTAACGGGTTAAGGTTGCTTGTCCGACACTAGAACCACCACGAAGTAAATCAGATATCAGAGTACCAACTACAGGGATAGCTTCTGGTACACCGCTCACGATTTTCACCGCCCAGTAACCAACTTGGTCCCAGGGTAGAGAATATCCAGTTACACCAAAGGAAACGGTGATGACTGCGAGGACAACACCACTAACCCAAGTTAATTCACGGGGTTTTTTGAAACCACCAGTTAGATATACCCGGAAAACGTGCAGAATCATCATCAGTACCATCATGCTGGCAGACCAGCGATGGACGGAACGAATTAGCCAACCAAAGTTGACCTCGTTCATGATGTACTGTACAGAAGAATAAGCTTCAGCAACAGTTGGCTTGTAGTAAAATGTCATCGCAAATCCAGTTGCGAACTGGATCAGGAAACAAACTAGGGTGATACCACCCAGACAGTAAAAAATGTTGACATGGGGAGGGACGTACTTACTGGTGACGTCGTCGGCGAGCGCTTGTAATTCCAAGCGTTCCTCGAACCAGTCATAAACGTTAGCCATACAATCTCAAAATTCCTAAGACACGATCGCGGTTGATTATCTGTTGAAGTTCTCTAGGGCAAAAGCCACCGAGACCTCACCTTTTGGGTTGCCACTTTTTCAACGAGGAACCCTACGCCATATGCTTTCCATGAGTATGATACGCCAAAGCTTAACAGGGCAGATCATCAACGCATCCAGAATGCATGACATTGGGCAAACCATCTCTAGAAGTGGGTTCACTCCCAGTTAAATAATTTGGGGATGTTCGCAAAGAGGAATGCCCTCGTTTGATAATAGAGCATTCAAGCGCAGAGAGTTTTTAAAAAACTTCACACTCTGCAAAGGTTGAATGTATTGCGTTCTCCTTGCACCCAAACATCCGGGATGATGGACACAAAGTAGATTCTATCGTTTATTGAGCGGCTCTGACTGTTACCAGTTGTGAACACAACTTGATTAAAACAATGCACCACTTCTATAAAAAAAGTAACATAATCGAGAGATAGATTTCATCTTTTGAGGGGTTGAGGAGTCGTAGAAGTTGATAAATTTCAGAAAATACAGCGAGTTTTTGACCTAACTTGAAATTTTTCGATGGTGGAAAACGGAATGTTTTTTGCCCTGACTGGATTTAGGCTATTGGGGTTAAGAGTGGAATCAAAAATGGGGTTA
The Calothrix sp. 336/3 DNA segment above includes these coding regions:
- the petB gene encoding cytochrome b6 translates to MANVYDWFEERLELQALADDVTSKYVPPHVNIFYCLGGITLVCFLIQFATGFAMTFYYKPTVAEAYSSVQYIMNEVNFGWLIRSVHRWSASMMVLMMILHVFRVYLTGGFKKPRELTWVSGVVLAVITVSFGVTGYSLPWDQVGYWAVKIVSGVPEAIPVVGTLISDLLRGGSSVGQATLTRYYSAHTFVLPWLIAVFMLFHFLMIRKQGISGPL
- the petD gene encoding cytochrome b6-f complex subunit IV; the encoded protein is MATQKKPDLSDPILRAKLAKGMGHNYYGEPAWPNDLLYVFPIVIMGSFACIVALAVLDPAMTGEPANPFATPLEILPEWYLYPVFQILRSLPNKLLGVLAMAAVPLGLILVPFIESVNKFQNPFRRPVATAVFLFGTLVTVYLGIGAALPLDKSLTLGLF
- a CDS encoding DnaJ C-terminal domain-containing protein, translated to MATTDFKDYYAVLGVSKTASQDDIKQAFRKLARKYHPDVNPGNKQAEARFKEINEAYEVLSDPDKRKKYDQFGQYWKQAGEGFPGGAGVGVDMGGVDFSQYGSFQDFINELIGGFGGANPRNARQTYSYRTSTNNTGFNGFNDFGFQDMGGAATAQDSEATITLSFSEAFHGVQKRFSLGNETIDVRIPPGAKTGSRLRIRGKGAINPFNQQRGDLYLKVELQPHSFFQFEGDNLVCEVSITPDEAVLGASIDVPTPDGSVTVKLPAGVRSGQSLRLRGKGWQQPKGERGDQLVKIAIATPRDISQQEREYYEKIRSLRTYNPRSHLHNIRL
- a CDS encoding anti-sigma regulatory factor, producing MLSIVQQDHLAVKSELKLLNQVQQWFELFCLQHLSQLGWSESQLYRLNLALAEGFTNAVRHAHRALPPETTIDINVSLWLDRLEIRIWDHGKPFDPNAIAEPEPGTLQVGGYGWFLLRRLADKVVYERDTDGRNCLLIVKYALKNSAV
- a CDS encoding redoxin domain-containing protein, with product MLTSSNFDGLFNERFAKNLFPVPASNTVELGQITMDFKLPDMTNGQQIRLSDYRGNQPILLAFTRIFTEKQYCPFCYPHIKELNERYEEFQQRGVEVLLITSTDETQSQTVVRDLGLKMPLLSDPRCWVFRAYKVGQALGAPLPAQFVLDKQGRLRYKHLFSFLDHNASIERLLAEFEGE